A genomic stretch from Shewanella sediminis HAW-EB3 includes:
- a CDS encoding type I secretion system permease/ATPase, with protein MSVSTPQKTEQWTVSASQRVSVDPLLDSLVLLTEYFGSPCSSESMAAGLPLSGSVLTPDLVPQAAARAGLAAKLTRKGLNQISPIFLPCILLLKDKKACLLRELDVKKDRAVIQLPETGGEETLSLEDLEAIYVGYLFMVKQQYRGDMGFDIHLHDSNKHWLFQTIKDSAPIYRDALIASVLVNLFALVSPLFIMNVYDKVVPNLAFESLWVLAIGAGIAYIFDLIMRQLRAYLIDVAGKKVDIIVSSKLFAKAIGIPLENRSPSVGGMARQLGEFDSIRDILTSATITTLVDLPFAIFFMMIIYLVAGDLALVPLLGGVIIITYTLIMQPKLKAAIEESNKFSSLKHGHLIESLASLESIKSSGAEGLVQKSWQQMIGHTANWQLKSKKISTSVTNLANFTVQLSVVSVVILGVYRVADNEISMGGIIAAVILSSRAISPMAQLAGLMTRGNHTASALRQLNEIMTQEDEFENKGHLVSRQRLQGQMSADHISFSYPGSERPVLHPMSINIQPGERVAIIGRNGSGKSTLAKMLVGLYQPSKGSLRYDGLDSAQIHPTDLRRNFGYLPQDITLFHGSIRDNILFGTRQVSEHQLIRAVQLSGISQFTDLETEGLDQQVGEGGRALSRGQRQTVALARATLNDPPVLLMDEPTASLDARAEKQFIKAMENVTRDRTLLLITHKMHLLKLVDRIIVLDRGHVVADGPKNEVLEKLSKGLLAGGQRNE; from the coding sequence GTGTCTGTTTCCACTCCTCAGAAAACTGAGCAATGGACCGTTTCTGCCTCTCAAAGAGTGTCAGTCGATCCCCTGTTAGACAGTTTAGTGTTATTAACCGAATATTTCGGCAGCCCTTGCTCCAGTGAATCCATGGCGGCAGGTCTCCCCCTGTCCGGTAGTGTACTCACACCAGACTTGGTGCCTCAGGCCGCTGCTCGAGCGGGGTTGGCTGCAAAGTTAACCCGTAAAGGGTTAAACCAAATATCGCCAATTTTCCTGCCCTGTATCTTGCTGCTAAAAGATAAGAAAGCCTGCCTGCTTCGTGAATTGGATGTAAAAAAAGATAGGGCTGTCATTCAGCTGCCGGAGACTGGTGGCGAAGAGACGCTATCGCTTGAAGATCTTGAAGCTATCTATGTCGGGTACCTGTTTATGGTTAAGCAGCAGTATCGTGGCGATATGGGCTTCGATATTCATCTCCATGACAGTAATAAGCACTGGTTATTTCAAACAATTAAAGATTCGGCGCCTATCTACCGGGATGCATTAATCGCATCGGTATTGGTCAACCTTTTCGCTTTGGTTTCGCCGCTATTCATCATGAATGTCTATGATAAGGTCGTCCCCAACCTGGCGTTCGAATCCCTGTGGGTATTAGCCATCGGCGCGGGCATCGCCTATATCTTCGATCTAATCATGCGGCAACTTCGCGCCTATCTCATCGATGTTGCGGGTAAGAAGGTCGATATCATCGTCTCTTCCAAGCTGTTTGCCAAAGCAATAGGCATTCCGCTGGAGAATCGCTCACCCAGTGTCGGAGGCATGGCCAGGCAGCTAGGTGAGTTTGACAGTATTCGGGATATTCTGACTTCGGCAACAATTACCACATTGGTGGACTTACCATTCGCCATCTTCTTCATGATGATTATCTACTTAGTAGCGGGCGACTTAGCCTTAGTACCTCTGTTGGGAGGGGTAATTATTATTACCTATACCTTGATCATGCAGCCAAAGTTAAAGGCGGCTATTGAGGAGAGCAACAAGTTTTCCAGCCTGAAACATGGCCATCTTATCGAATCGCTCGCCTCATTAGAGTCGATAAAATCCAGTGGCGCCGAGGGGTTAGTGCAGAAAAGCTGGCAACAGATGATTGGCCATACCGCCAACTGGCAATTGAAATCGAAGAAAATTTCAACCTCAGTAACCAACCTCGCTAACTTTACGGTACAGCTTTCTGTCGTGTCAGTGGTGATCCTGGGGGTATATCGCGTGGCCGATAACGAGATCTCTATGGGTGGCATTATTGCGGCCGTGATCTTATCCAGTCGGGCAATCTCTCCCATGGCGCAGCTGGCGGGACTCATGACCCGCGGTAATCACACCGCAAGCGCCCTACGGCAACTCAATGAGATCATGACCCAAGAGGATGAATTTGAGAATAAGGGTCACCTGGTTAGCCGACAGCGCCTCCAGGGGCAGATGAGTGCCGATCATATTAGTTTCTCCTATCCCGGTTCGGAAAGACCGGTCTTGCACCCTATGTCTATTAACATTCAGCCAGGCGAGAGAGTCGCTATCATAGGCCGGAATGGTTCAGGTAAGAGTACCCTGGCGAAAATGCTGGTCGGACTCTATCAACCAAGCAAGGGAAGCCTGAGGTATGACGGACTGGACTCCGCTCAGATCCACCCTACAGACCTGAGACGAAACTTTGGTTATCTCCCTCAAGATATCACTTTGTTCCATGGCTCTATCAGGGACAACATTCTGTTTGGCACCCGACAGGTATCCGAACACCAACTGATCCGGGCGGTGCAACTGTCTGGTATCAGCCAGTTTACAGATCTGGAAACAGAAGGATTAGATCAACAGGTAGGTGAAGGTGGCCGCGCACTCTCCAGGGGGCAGAGGCAAACCGTTGCCCTGGCTAGGGCGACGCTGAACGACCCGCCGGTACTGCTTATGGACGAACCGACGGCGAGCTTAGATGCAAGAGCCGAGAAACAATTTATAAAAGCCATGGAAAACGTCACGAGAGACAGAACCTTGCTGCTTATCACCCATAAGATGCATCTGCTAAAGCTGGTCGACCGTATTATCGTGCTCGACAGAGGTCATGTAGTTGCCGATGGGCCTAAAAATGAGGTGCTGGAAAAACTGAGCAAAGGTTTACTCGCCGGAGGTCAGAGAAATGAGTAA
- a CDS encoding HlyD family type I secretion periplasmic adaptor subunit has product MSKHLTTQDLEMVDDVYGAMMTDAPTSHRLIIWALSAFALCFVLWAYFSKLDQVTTGMGKVIPSSQIQVIQSLDGGIMQELYVEEGMHVTKGQALVRIDDTRFRSEFDQQEQEVFSLQANVKRLEAELNSIIISDMSSNWREQVKITKTPLLFSGELIEKEPELVKRQSEEYSGRMDSLSNQLEILARQIQQKQQETEELASKINTLTRSFQLISRELELTKPLAEKGIVPEVELLKLERTVNDIQGELSSLRLLRPKVKASQDEAILKRREAVFVFAAETRTQLNEMQTKLSRMSEAQVGAQDKVSKAEITSPVNGTIKSIHITTLGGVVQPGIDILEIVPSEDQLLIETKIVPKDIAFLHPGLPAVVKVTAYDFTRYGGLNGVVEHISADTTQDEEGNSFYLVRVRTELSSLKKDDGTEMPIIPGMLTSVDVITGQRSVLEYILNPILRAKDTALRER; this is encoded by the coding sequence ATGAGTAAACACTTGACGACTCAAGATCTGGAAATGGTCGATGATGTATACGGTGCCATGATGACCGATGCACCGACCAGTCATAGATTGATCATCTGGGCACTATCAGCCTTTGCGCTATGCTTCGTTCTCTGGGCTTACTTCTCTAAGTTAGATCAGGTCACAACAGGCATGGGCAAAGTGATCCCCTCCTCTCAAATTCAGGTGATTCAGAGCCTGGATGGCGGGATAATGCAAGAGCTCTACGTTGAGGAGGGTATGCATGTCACTAAGGGCCAAGCACTGGTACGAATCGATGATACCCGCTTTCGCTCCGAATTCGATCAACAGGAACAAGAAGTTTTTAGCCTTCAGGCTAATGTAAAACGGCTAGAAGCCGAGCTCAATAGTATTATTATTTCCGATATGTCTTCAAATTGGCGAGAGCAGGTCAAAATCACCAAGACGCCTCTGTTATTTTCAGGGGAGCTAATCGAAAAAGAACCTGAACTGGTAAAACGTCAATCGGAAGAGTATTCCGGACGAATGGATAGCCTGAGCAATCAACTAGAAATTCTGGCCAGACAGATCCAACAAAAACAGCAGGAAACTGAAGAGCTGGCTTCGAAGATCAATACGCTCACCAGAAGCTTCCAATTAATTTCAAGGGAGTTAGAACTCACCAAGCCTCTGGCAGAAAAAGGGATCGTTCCCGAAGTAGAGCTACTCAAACTTGAGCGCACGGTTAACGATATTCAAGGCGAGCTCTCCTCTCTTCGACTGCTAAGGCCTAAAGTTAAAGCCTCACAAGATGAAGCAATATTGAAGCGTCGTGAGGCCGTGTTTGTCTTTGCCGCCGAAACACGGACTCAGCTCAATGAGATGCAAACCAAGCTATCCAGAATGAGCGAAGCTCAAGTCGGTGCGCAAGATAAAGTCAGTAAAGCCGAGATAACATCACCGGTGAATGGAACCATTAAGAGTATTCATATTACTACCCTTGGCGGCGTGGTGCAGCCGGGGATCGATATACTCGAAATTGTTCCATCCGAAGACCAATTGCTAATTGAAACCAAAATAGTTCCTAAAGATATCGCTTTTTTACACCCAGGTTTACCCGCCGTAGTTAAGGTCACAGCCTATGACTTTACACGGTATGGAGGCTTAAATGGGGTTGTAGAGCATATTAGTGCGGATACAACACAAGATGAAGAGGGAAACAGCTTCTATCTTGTCAGAGTTCGAACTGAACTATCAAGCTTAAAAAAGGACGACGGCACTGAAATGCCAATTATACCAGGGATGTTAACCTCGGTTGATGTAATTACTGGGCAAAGATCCGTTTTAGAGTACATACTTAATCCAATTTTAAGGGCGAAAGATACGGCACTCAGAGAGCGCTAG
- a CDS encoding TolC family outer membrane protein translates to MNTSKIRQLKRSGLALAVSALIIPASAYCQTLEQAVAHTLDTNPEIRIAFNRFKAREEQVSQAIAGYMPTVDISGGYGYEQTDSPSTRRKPNVGEVDSDGVVELERGEAGFSIKQMLFDGFYTSSEVDRYSFEASAEQWALFSAAEDMALDVAKVYVNYIRSEQVLTLAEKNLASHQEIYDQIKQRTDSGLGSVADLSQITGRQARANSNLISAKNNFFDAKAQFIRVVEQQPESLIVPVPDDDMLPEDLSTSVKVAQENHPILKSAASDIEAAKNEKSSAQSNYYPKFTLDLEGNWNNNLDGEEGISGSGLFLNDVGGYSNDLVAMVRVKYNLFAGGKDLARTKEAAYKIGEAKEIRQRAHRQVVEGVNLAWNAYELLEPQKMYIREHVIAAKDTQVAYSQQFNLGQRTLLDLLDTENELFEARKDYLEAEYDSILSEYRILNATGRLLESLRVTRPDVWQGERNYEGGVN, encoded by the coding sequence ATGAACACCAGTAAAATTCGGCAACTAAAACGCAGCGGCTTAGCGTTAGCCGTTAGCGCACTGATTATTCCCGCGTCGGCTTACTGCCAGACATTGGAGCAAGCGGTCGCGCACACCTTGGATACGAATCCTGAAATTCGTATCGCATTTAATCGCTTTAAAGCTCGTGAAGAGCAGGTTAGTCAAGCGATAGCCGGTTACATGCCAACGGTAGATATCAGTGGAGGATATGGATATGAGCAGACAGATAGCCCATCGACACGCAGAAAGCCAAATGTAGGTGAAGTCGATTCTGATGGTGTTGTTGAGTTGGAACGTGGTGAGGCAGGTTTCAGCATCAAGCAGATGCTGTTCGATGGTTTCTATACCAGTAGCGAAGTCGACAGATATAGCTTCGAAGCCAGTGCCGAACAGTGGGCACTCTTCTCCGCTGCCGAAGATATGGCTCTCGATGTGGCTAAAGTTTATGTTAACTATATCCGTAGCGAGCAGGTACTGACGCTGGCAGAAAAAAACCTGGCCAGCCATCAGGAGATATACGACCAGATTAAACAGAGAACCGATTCGGGTTTAGGCTCTGTTGCCGATCTGTCACAAATAACGGGTCGTCAGGCTCGTGCCAATTCAAACCTTATCTCGGCTAAAAATAACTTTTTCGATGCGAAAGCACAATTTATCCGCGTGGTAGAACAGCAACCTGAAAGCTTAATTGTTCCTGTCCCCGATGACGATATGTTGCCTGAAGATCTCAGCACCAGCGTCAAAGTCGCACAAGAAAATCATCCGATTTTAAAATCGGCTGCCAGCGATATTGAAGCGGCTAAAAACGAGAAATCTTCGGCTCAATCCAACTACTATCCAAAATTCACTTTGGATCTGGAAGGGAACTGGAATAATAACTTAGATGGTGAAGAGGGGATCTCAGGTTCAGGCCTATTCTTAAATGATGTCGGCGGATACAGCAATGATCTGGTTGCCATGGTCAGAGTCAAATATAACCTTTTTGCAGGCGGTAAAGATCTCGCTCGCACGAAAGAAGCCGCATATAAAATCGGTGAAGCCAAAGAGATCCGTCAACGCGCTCATCGTCAAGTCGTTGAGGGTGTTAACCTAGCCTGGAACGCCTACGAACTACTCGAACCGCAAAAAATGTATATTCGTGAGCACGTCATCGCGGCTAAAGATACACAAGTCGCTTACAGCCAACAGTTCAACCTGGGACAACGAACCCTACTCGATCTATTGGATACCGAAAACGAACTTTTCGAAGCCCGTAAAGATTACCTTGAAGCCGAGTACGATAGTATTCTGTCTGAATACCGCATTTTGAATGCTACAGGTCGATTATTGGAATCATTAAGAGTCACTCGCCCGGATGTATGGCAAGGTGAGCGTAACTACGAAGGAGGAGTTAACTAA
- a CDS encoding OmpA family protein, whose product MKTFIFILSIALLGGCSSHDIVTMDEPTNQIHDLNDLDTDGVIVARERCNDTVLGATIDNYGCGKVSAINERSELKILFANDSYYIDPQYYDQIEVIATFMTDYPNTVVTIEGHCSKTGSYDHNLTLSQNRANAVTTTLTEQFGINPDRLTAIGYSFDRPVDMSETSIAHTRNRRVIAEVTGEDTTADMKWHIYTVDEEVK is encoded by the coding sequence ATGAAAACCTTCATATTCATATTAAGTATTGCCCTGCTTGGCGGCTGCTCATCGCATGATATCGTCACCATGGATGAACCCACCAATCAAATCCACGATCTTAACGATCTTGATACCGATGGTGTTATTGTCGCCCGAGAGCGTTGTAATGATACAGTATTAGGTGCCACCATAGACAACTACGGCTGTGGTAAAGTGAGTGCTATTAATGAACGCTCTGAGCTTAAGATTTTGTTTGCAAACGACTCTTACTACATAGATCCTCAGTACTATGATCAGATAGAGGTCATAGCAACATTTATGACCGATTATCCAAATACTGTTGTTACCATTGAGGGACATTGCAGTAAAACGGGATCTTACGATCATAACTTAACGCTTTCACAGAACAGGGCTAACGCGGTAACGACGACGTTAACTGAACAATTCGGCATTAATCCAGATAGGTTAACCGCGATTGGTTACAGTTTTGACCGCCCGGTTGATATGAGTGAGACGAGTATTGCCCATACCCGTAACAGACGCGTCATTGCAGAAGTGACCGGAGAAGATACAACGGCAGATATGAAATGGCATATCTATACCGTTGATGAAGAAGTAAAGTAA
- a CDS encoding transglutaminase-like cysteine peptidase — protein MNGRLYCSKLACRKVCQFILMALTLAISCLYASPTQKLDRGHITSTLESKYGERAGKRAKAWFRVLDEAQGLSEKEKMTKVNNFFNLFRFVDDIKLWGDSNYWSTPMEFIGVNGGDCEDFSIAKYFTLLQLGVPEDKLRITMVKATSVNQYHMVLAYYETPSAIPWVLDNLDTRIKPATQRKDLIPVYSFNGRQLWLNKEKGRGVLAGSSKKLAKWNDLKYRLGVERLRQPKLRLE, from the coding sequence ATGAATGGCAGGCTTTATTGTAGTAAATTAGCATGCAGAAAAGTCTGCCAGTTCATATTAATGGCACTGACTCTGGCCATATCATGCCTTTACGCTTCACCCACGCAAAAACTGGATAGGGGCCATATTACTTCGACACTCGAGTCCAAATATGGTGAACGCGCAGGTAAACGAGCCAAGGCATGGTTTAGGGTGCTTGATGAGGCACAAGGGTTAAGCGAAAAAGAAAAGATGACTAAAGTGAACAACTTTTTTAATCTTTTTCGCTTTGTCGACGACATTAAACTTTGGGGTGATAGTAACTACTGGTCGACCCCGATGGAGTTTATCGGAGTTAACGGCGGTGATTGTGAAGACTTTTCGATAGCAAAGTATTTCACCCTGCTTCAGCTTGGCGTACCAGAAGATAAGTTGCGGATCACTATGGTTAAAGCAACGAGCGTTAACCAATATCATATGGTTCTGGCTTATTACGAAACACCTTCTGCTATCCCCTGGGTACTCGATAATCTAGATACAAGAATTAAACCCGCTACCCAGAGAAAAGATTTAATACCGGTTTACAGCTTTAATGGTCGACAGCTGTGGCTTAACAAGGAAAAAGGACGAGGCGTTCTTGCAGGTTCCTCCAAAAAGCTTGCGAAATGGAACGATCTCAAATATAGATTGGGTGTCGAAAGACTTAGACAACCAAAATTAAGATTGGAGTAG